The Daucus carota subsp. sativus chromosome 9, DH1 v3.0, whole genome shotgun sequence genome window below encodes:
- the LOC108201403 gene encoding uncharacterized protein LOC108201403, producing MGKEVSESCLDILLIETVSSYTNGFYAGKPELVAQAVEAIGYQVGNQLCERYTMERSQFSDHLEAIKFICTDFWIKIFKKQIDTLRTDHKGTFVLRDNRFRWISRVSNSISEDSGATFPSTLPVNFAQSRKMHLYFPCGIIRGALSNLTIPCAVTADISSLPSCIFTIQIRRD from the exons ATGGGGAAGGAAGTATCGGAGAGCTGTCTGGACATTCTGCTTATAGAGACTGTCTCTTCTTATACCAATGGCTTCTATGCTGGCAAACCCGAACTCGTGGCTCAGGCTGTCGAGGCCATCGGTTATCAGGTCGGAAACCAGCTCTGTGAACG GTACACGATGGAGAGGTCACAATTTAGTGATCACCTAGAAGCAATCAAATTTATCTGCACAGACTTCTGGATTAAGATCTTCAAGAAGCAGATAGATACCCTGAGGACAGATCATAAA GGTACATTTGTACTGAGAGATAATCGTTTCCGCTGGATTTCACGGGTGTCAAATTCAATATCAGAGGATTCTGGTGCTACATTTCCTTCAACACTGCCTGTAAATTTTGCACAATCAAGGAAAATGCACCTCTACTTTCCCTGCGGAATTATAAGGGGAGCACTCTCGAATTTGACAATTCCTTGTGCAGTTACTGCAGACATATCAAGCCTTCCTTCCT GTATATTTACTATCCAAATAAGGCGTGATTAG
- the LOC108203179 gene encoding uncharacterized protein LOC108203179: MISPAILHLAGKSLKKTKLPSILLLFSILPSSPFSTSCKTHHYLHQTPPPPVPKKVPFKASAHGVTWQDPYHWMKHTDDPDLINYLDQENSYADAFMDDTKSLQQTFYSEMIARLPSKISTPPERWGPWFYFQYIPEGKEYPVLCRKLAAEKNGWIQTIYNYVMGEWRKVQILLDWNEIAEQYGYVHVGTCRVSPDHNYLAFTLDITGAERFMLQAKNLSNGVLENLRVDDVVSLAWAPDGCTLFYTVSDESQRPHRVQYCKIGQDPINNIEMYTEKDSRFCVDITSTKDGKFITVNSNSRTSSEVYVVDATNPQSGLHRVNIRIPGVQYFLEHHHGFFYALTNQLPCGNNLLSTGNYYLIRCQVQDLQTAKWETIILPSEDISIHDMDIFNGHLVLFLNKNGSPVICSIKLPIDESFKKEMKIDDLNPWYFPLPSNLCEIVPGSNHDFNSSQYRAIVSSPVIPDVIVDYDMSRYTFSIVHQDEVPGSTPNFNSNSSSLTCKRESFDFQNTQSERGEDVINDEGQKWSNFSDAYCCELKEVVSHDGIKIPLTILYSRRAHHKGQSPGLLQGYGAYGQVLDKSWSSDRLSLLDRGWVVAFADVRGGAGADPSWHKSGSGLFKSNSIADFVACAEYLISEHYVHKYHLGAFGGSAGGLLVGAAANRYPQLFRAIILKVPFLDICNTLLDPSLPLTMLDYEEFGNPQIQSQFQSILSYSPYDNVPSGVCCPAMLVTASFNDSRVGVWEPAKWVAKVRENACSDCSQAVILKTNMKGGHFGEGGLYSQCEESAYEYAFLVKTMGLMEKDRK; encoded by the exons ATGATTTCTCCGGCCATCCTCCACCTTGCCGGAAAATCCCTCAAAAAGACCAAACTACCCTCCATTCTCCTCCTATTTTCCATCCTACCCTCTTCACCATTCTCCACCTCCTGCAAAACCCACCATTATCTACATCAAACACCCCCTCCTCCTGTCCCTAAAAAGGTACCCTTTAAAGCCTCAGCTCATGGGGTGACGTGGCAAGATCCCTACCATTGGATGAAACACACTGATGACCCTGACTTGATCAACTATCTTGACCAAGAAAACTCATATGCTGATGCTTTTATGGATGATACAAAGAGTCTGCAGCAGACTTTTTATTCTGAGATGATTGCAAGATTACCCTCCAAGATTTCCACTCCCCCGGAAAGATGGGGACCTTG GTTTTACTTTCAATATATTCCAGAGGGTAAGGAATACCCAGTTCTTTGTAGGAAATTAGCAGCCGAGAAGAATGGTTGGATtcaaactatatataattatgttatgGGAGAATGGCGGAAGGTGCAAATATTATTAGATTGGAACGAAATTGCAGAACAGTATG GGTATGTTCATGTGGGTACATGTAGAGTGTCACCGGATCATAATTATCTTGCCTTTACACTTGATATAACTGGTGCTGAAAGGTTCATGCTGCAAGCTAAGAACCTAAGCAATGGTGTTCTTGAGAACTTGAGAGTTGATGATGTAGTTAGCTTGGCATGGGCTCCAGATGGATGCACCCTATTCTATACTGTATCTGATGAAAGCCAGCGGCCTCACAG GGTGCAATACTGTAAAATAGGGCAAGATCCAAtcaataatattgaaatgtatACGGAAAAGGATTCCAGGTTCTGTGTGGACATTACTAGTACCAAGGATGGGAAGTTTATAACTGTGAATTCAAACTCAAGAACTTCATCAG AGGTTTATGTCGTAGATGCAACTAACCCTCAAAGTGGCCTCCACCGAGTAAACATTCGCATCCCTGGTGTTCAGTACTTTTTGGAACATCATCATGGATTTTTCTATGCTCTAACAAATCAGCTTCCATGTGGGAATAATTTATTGTCTACTGGAAATTATTACTTGATTAGATGCCAAGTCCAGGACCTACAGACAGCTAAATGGGAG ACCATCATTTTACCAAGTGAAGATATCAGCATACACGACATGGACATCTTTAATGGACACCTGGTTCTTTTCCTTAACAAAAATGGTTCTCCCGTTATATGTTCCATCAAATTACCAATTGATGAAAGCTTTAAG AAAGAAATGAAGATTGATGATCTTAACCCGTGGTATTTCCCTCTGCCATCAAACCTATGTGAAATTGTTCCTGGTTCAAATCATGACTTCAACAGCTCGCAGTACCGTGCCATCGTCTCATCTCCAGTG ATACCTGATGTAATTGTTGATTACGACATGTCGAGGTATACTTTCTCCATAGTGCATCAAGATGAGGTTCCTGGCAGTACTCCTAATTTTAACAGTAACTCATCCTCACTTACTTGCAAAAGAGAGAGTTTCGATTTTCAGAACACCCAAAGTGAAAGGGGCGAAGATGTTATAAATGATGAAGGGCAGAAATGGAGTAATTTTTCTGATGCCTATTGTTGTGAACTAAAGGAAGTTGTTTCCCATGATGGTATCAAAATTCCTCTGACCATCTTGTACTCTCGTAGAGCACATCACAAGGGTCAGTCTCCTGGACTACTACAAGGCTATGGAGCATACGGGCAAGTGCTTGATAAAAGCTGGAGCTCAGATCGATTAAGCTTACTTGATCGTGGCTGGGTGGTTGCATTTGCTGATGTAAG AGGTGGTGCTGGTGCTGATCCTTCATGGCATAAATCTGGGAGTGGTTTGTTCAAATCAAACTCTATAGCTGATTTTGTGGCATGTGCCGAGTACCTAATTAGTGAACATTATGTTCACAAGTATCATCTTGGGGCTTTTGGAGGTAGCGCTGGAGGTCTTCTTGTTGGTGCAGCTGCTAATAGGTATCCACAACTCTTTCGAGCTATCATTCTAAAG GTTCCGTTTCTTGATATATGCAACACATTATTGGATCCTAGTCTGCCCCTTACAATGTTAGACTATGAAGAATTTGGAAACCCTCAGATACAGTCCCAATTCCAATCAATTTTAAGCTACTCACCCTATGACAATGTACCATCTGGAGTTTGCTGTCCTGCGATGCTTGTGACAGCATCTTTTAATGACTCAAG AGTTGGAGTCTGGGAACCTGCAAAATGGGTGGCTAAAGTCAGAGAAAATGCATGTTCAGATTGTTCTCAAGCAGTCATTTTGAAGACAAATATGAAGGGTGGACATTTTGGCGAAGGAGGGCTGTACAGTCAATGCGAGGAATCTGCATATGAATACGCTTTTCTGGTGAAAACTATGGGCCTCATGGAGAAGGatcgtaaataa